DNA sequence from the Manihot esculenta cultivar AM560-2 chromosome 11, M.esculenta_v8, whole genome shotgun sequence genome:
CAGGATGCAGATGTATGCAATGTTTCTTAAtgataagttttttttattctatattTAAGAAAGAGTGGGTGTAAATCTAGTTTTTAAGCCATTGAGTGAGACATCTTCAGATATTACTGTCTATTGAGCTATTAGATAAAGTCCTCGATAGAATGGAGTGTATTAAATAAAGGAAAAGGAATAGGTATCTGTTTATCTGgaatttattgaatttattgaTAGCAGAACATCTTTTTGCTCTAGGAGTGTGCAATCAATCGGTTCAGTTCTGAACTGAACTAATCTGAaaaccatttttttttatagaccAAACCGAACaagtaaatcaaatcaaaccaaactgaaaaaattaGTTCCTTTTGGAACCAACTGGTTCCACCCTCTATGCTGTCCATATTATATAGTGCATAGAAAATTGCCCAAAGTTTCCCAAATCAACTAATAATCCAAAATATCCAGAATTTGAAACAAATAGCAATCTGAATTCAATCAATCCAGAATTTGAAACAAATAAACTTACAACATAAAAATGGGTCCAGAATCCAGATCAACATTATTACTTTCAATCTCAACGATCCAGAAAATGAAACAACACAAACACAATGTACAAAAATAAGCACAGAGCAAATAGTGGAGTTAGGTGACAGCAATTTGAGATGCTGACTGCCAAGGTTGAAGTCACAACCAATATTAGGCAGCGGTTGAAAGCACACATGAGGTTGCATGACCCAGTCGCACAGTGAAAGCTGAGATTTTAGTTAAACAAATAAGGCTACATGTCCAGGCGTACATCAAATATTCCAAAGCAATGACCAGCGCTTGAACAACAGAGAGGAAGggagaaaaaagaaaggaaaaaaggaGTATGAACCTGTCTGACTGGAGTCGAGATCGAAGATGGAGGTGTTGATCGTGGAAGGAGCACATGAATGGTAGTGCAAATCTGTTGAAGTAAACAAGAACCTGTTGAAGTGAAAGGAGGCAAATGAATTCTGGTTCTGAAAGTGGAAGGAACTATTGAACAAATGAAAAGAAACAAAATGGAATTATGGTGCAGGGTGGAGGAGCGAGAAGCAGCAGTGTGAAACTGAAAATCCCTAGCTTAGGGTTTTCATTTTCAGTGTATATATGCAGAATGGAGATGATGACATTTTATGTAAATCAATAAAATCAGTTtggtttatttgttttttttactGGATAAACTGAACTGAAAagccaaagaaaaagaaaaaaaaccaaattaaattGGTTCAGTTCAATGTTTAGTTAAAACCGTTGTTTATAATCATTATTTTGTGATGGAGCTGGTTCTTATCTGCCAACAAAGCaattttagttgttttatggttaCAGTGATAAATGATGAGCACTAGCAAATGTCCCTTATTTGTCTTCCTTCGAGTGTTAGTGGCAGCCAATTGCGATtattccttttcagcacttatTTAGCAACTGAGCTATAAACATCTTGTTTGAGAGGTGAGTATATGTTTCCTCTGGTCCAGGTGTCTGGCTTTTTTTATTGCCTATTCTTAATGTTTTAAGAGTTAAATTCGTGGATTTAAAGTTGGCACTTGTTTTTGAAGCTTTCAACTGATTGTGACGTAAAAGTTCTTAGTGATTATGCATTTCTTCCCATGgactaaagtttttttttttgtaattttgcaGCTTACTTATTCATGAGAACAAAGAAAAGTGATACAGACCTACAGGAAGAAGTGGCAACCAATGTCTCCTCTGCTTCAGTTTCATCTACATCTACTAAAACTACAACAGTTCCTGAGAAGCCTGCATTGCCCACAGTTTCAGAACCTGTGAAGCTGCATGAAGCTATCCCAGAGAGTCAACGGCGTGAACTGTACAAGTGGATtttggaagagaaaagaaaggtcAAAACAAAAGATCCCCAAGAGAAGAAGCGCATCGATGAAGAGAAAGCGATTCTTAAACAGTTCATTCGAGCAAAATCCATCCCAAGTATTTAGTTGTTTTTGCTCTTATTTCGACGTGAATTTAGCAGATTTTCTTTCATCAGTTGAGAAGTTTGAATTCTGCAGTTACTGAATTTCAATGCATATACTGTTTTCTCCTAAATGTTTGATTCTAGGTGAGATTTTCAAAAGTCTTCTCATGTTTTGTGATTACTATTGCTTTTTTTTCTGATACAATGTTGAGGTTTGTTTTTCTGAAAGATTCTTGTTGACCATAAACTTACTGATTGTACTTGCCTTTGTGTGGTCAGATATATACACTTGCAGACCTGCAGGTTGAATCATTGTTTTATATCAAATACAGTACAC
Encoded proteins:
- the LOC110626401 gene encoding uncharacterized protein LOC110626401, with the translated sequence MSEESPKLYTDKPKKAQLKQFQEQRKAKDFSSPTQTASIKATPTPSAAASAAAASYKIGSQSMAPPSPPQPPKEPFSKRYKFLWPLLLAVNLTVGAYLFMRTKKSDTDLQEEVATNVSSASVSSTSTKTTTVPEKPALPTVSEPVKLHEAIPESQRRELYKWILEEKRKVKTKDPQEKKRIDEEKAILKQFIRAKSIPSI